tttctaaaaaaatctaaaaattactagacgtcagctaacgagtatgataataaataaactgttaatttttatcgttaaaattatataaatatttatttttcattcaaaaattaaatttaacatgagtgtgaatttagcagacatcagacaattcaaaaattttaaataatgaaatttaaaaaaattcgcgtactaatttttcattgatctgAATAcgcattttcatttttctaatccacttacattttatttatttaaaatttaaaaaattgacacttgtcagttacatttacactcataaatttaacctcatactgataaaaaaaataaattaattaattgtttgtaattattagagataaataatttttgattattcatTCAGTTATTCTTACTTGAGTCGTCTTGTTGATGAAGGTGttgacattttttcaaaatatatatacacaacaataattttttgtataaattattattatttttcaactgacagcTGTTTTGATTGTTTTGGATCCGGATTTTCTATCAACGAGTGCTGccatcatttaattaaaaatatataacctagaaaataaataaaaacagtgATCTGTCATTATATCGACATATatcagaaatatataaatatttacttatttatttaaagaatatatataataattaaaattaaaagtttataattaaaattaaaagtttataatttaaatttcaaaatgaatattttacccaaaaaaaagtattaatttttttgattgtttgttttatttatttatgatctataagatgattatttattatatttattgttgataattttttagatgGCACGTAAGGACCAAAGAAAATATTGCAAGAGTCAGGAGAGATGAAGCTCAAGCTGCTGAAGAAGAAAAAGCTCGTCAAGCTCGTGCACAAAAAGCTgttagtatttaaatataaaatttttttatgactgtgaatgtaactgacaagtggcaattttttaaatttcggaataaataaataaaatgtacgtccctgattaaaagaaatgattaaaatcgattcgaaacgattcaaaaaaattttttttttaatctttttgaatacttttaaatcGACTTAATCGACATCGTTTTTGAAGAGGAAATAAACATGAATCGTTTTGTATCGACGTataaaaaacgattaaaaaagaatgaaaacgatttagtttttcaaatattttcaaatacttttgaatcgacAAATAATAGTTAAATTTCTGGCTCGCCACGACGATTTAAAACAATTCgaaacaattcaatttttcaaattgttttaaatagaTTTAAATCGACAAAAAATAGACTAATTACTGATTCGTAGGttgattcaaaacaattcgAAACAATTTAATGCTTTGAATcgttttaaatacttttaaatcgaCAAATAACAGGTGAATTTCTGATTCATATGGAGATTTAAAACAATTCGaaacgattcaattttttaaattgttttaaatagatttgaatcgacaattgataattattatttgtcgattcaaaacgattttattcaattagatttttctaatcgttttaaatgCAATCTAACTGATAACGTAGATTTAAGAGTATTAGATTTCTCAATTTTGAATcgtttcaaatactttttaattgcttattctaattttcattattcgaatcgtttcttttaatcaggggtagaataaaaatgaaaaatccgCTTATGGATCAatgaaaaatcagtacgcgcatttttttaaatttcaatatttaaaatttttaaattatctcatgtctgctatattcacattcaaatttttttaatactaaattatttatgagtgtgaatgtagcagacatcagacaaatttaaaattataaaagaatagaatatataatttaaaaaataatatttataaaaaatacacttgtcaatttgaaaattttttaaatgcgcattttttaaaaattttgttttattaattatttactctatttattaataatttcaaatttgtctgatgtctgctacattcacactcataaaactTTATGTctgacaattaattatttatttaaattacaggaaACTGAAGCAAGAATAAATATACTGAGAAAACAGGCGAGATCAAAATATGATGGTAGACCTGACGAAGAAGATAAAGTTGATGATAAAGAAGATAAAGAAGATGAACCGGAAGTAAAAgaacatattaatttttttaaagatttagAAGAAGGTAAAGTCGATCACCATAAACCTAATGCTGAACGTGAAGCCGAGAAAAAAGCtgagaaagaaaaatatgaaaaacaaattgGATACCTCACGTACTTGGGACAAAATACCAATGAATCAACTGGTAGCAAGAGTTGGTATGAGGAATTACCGCGTAGATTGACTGATACAGATGTTAAAATAGAAGTTCAAGGTGATAAAAAAGTAAGGCATGATCCTATGGTTGTTATGAAACGGTATCTGAGTACCATGGGCTCGGATCCAAAACCTTTGGCTTCTCAAGGGTCATCTAGTAGAAAGCGTAAACTGTCGGGTGATGATGACAGTGAGAGACTGTCTAAGAAGCACAAGAAGTCGAAGAAATCAAAGAAACACAAACATGATAAAGATGTAGAGGAAATTAAAAGTACGAGAGCTAGTGTGGACATTGAAAAATTACGTGCCGAGAGATTGATGAGAGAAAGAGCAGAAAAATTGAGAACTGAAGCTCTATTGGCTAAGGTCAGAGGTGATCCTGTCCCAGTTGTTAAAGTCGAGAAAGAAGTTACTCAGaagacaaataaaattaaacaaaagtatAATTCACAATTTTGTCCAGAAATCGCTAGACAAAATTTGGTCGACACACCAAgacgttaattattgagtacatttataaatgaaattgttaatgaataaattaatttattgttttaaaatttttttatcgtcgtttttttttactaatttgaTCAgtcgtatttattattaattaattgattaaatttttagaattctATACGATTACTTAAACGTTGCAATTATTGACATGTCATATAAtcttaagtaaatttttttttttctgtacacgggtaattttttgagattctttatatttaaatatatgatcTTGAATGCAcgcttattaattattcttattacttgcgcggtaaatttaaatatttgaaaaataaattattagaaataggagacaaattaaaattcgtacgttaaaataaaaaggtagCAGAATGTGttagaagaaaattttaaatattaaaaaataaaaacacgtAAGTGTTTGAACAAAACTTGGTTGGGAAATAATAAGCAGAAGGGTGccctaatacacttggagatttaatttaaattggcTCACAGGGTCATCCGATgtccagatttttttaaatattttttttttgtataatttaccgcctttgaaaaaattcaaaatctattAGACGATGGCTAACtccagtatttttttaa
The Microplitis mediator isolate UGA2020A chromosome 6, iyMicMedi2.1, whole genome shotgun sequence genome window above contains:
- the LOC130670239 gene encoding leukocyte receptor cluster member 1 homolog encodes the protein MNILPKKKWHVRTKENIARVRRDEAQAAEEEKARQARAQKAETEARINILRKQARSKYDGRPDEEDKVDDKEDKEDEPEVKEHINFFKDLEEGKVDHHKPNAEREAEKKAEKEKYEKQIGYLTYLGQNTNESTGSKSWYEELPRRLTDTDVKIEVQGDKKVRHDPMVVMKRYLSTMGSDPKPLASQGSSSRKRKLSGDDDSERLSKKHKKSKKSKKHKHDKDVEEIKSTRASVDIEKLRAERLMRERAEKLRTEALLAKVRGDPVPVVKVEKEVTQKTNKIKQKYNSQFCPEIARQNLVDTPRR